In the Hordeum vulgare subsp. vulgare chromosome 7H, MorexV3_pseudomolecules_assembly, whole genome shotgun sequence genome, one interval contains:
- the LOC123411830 gene encoding sucrose:sucrose 1-fructosyltransferase-like produces MEPRAVSPGETALPYAYAYAPLAPSDVADERRTGAGGGVRWRACVAVLAASAVVVLVVASALAGSSRVDRVVGGDVVADMPPLADTARSRGRDAGVSEKTSGAAYEMVGLLAAGGDADGFPWSNAMLQWQRTGFHFQPEKNWMNDPNGPVYYRGWYHLFYQYNPEGAVWGNIAWGHAVSRDLIHWRHLPLAMVPDQWYDINGVWTGSATVLPDGSLVMLYTGSTNASVQVQCLAVPTDPNDSLLRNWTKHEANPILFPPPGIGDKDFRDPTTAWFDESDKTWRIVIGSKDNHGHTGIVMTYKTKDFINYELIPNLLHSVSGTGMWECIDFYPVGGADGSEELYVMKESSDDDRHDWYALGRYDAAANKYTAIDAEMDVGIGLRYDWGKFYASKTFYDPAKNRRVLWGWIGETDSERADVAKGWASLMSIPRTVVLDEKTRTNLIQWPVVEIETLRINSTDLGGTTIDTGSVFPLPLRRATQLDIEATFHLDASAVAAVNEADVGYNCSTSGGAANRGALGPFGLLVLADGALQEQTAVYFYVSRGLDGGLQTHFCQDESRSSLAQDVVKRVVGFTVPVLDGEDLSLRVLVDHSIVESFAMGGRSTATSRVYPTEAIYAAAGVYLFNNATSAAVTVEKLMVHEMDDSYNQIFTAEDASAAL; encoded by the exons ATGGAGCCCCGGGCCGTTAGCCCCGGCGAGACGGCGCTGCCGTACGCGTACGCCTACGCGCCGCTGGCCCCGTCCGACGTCGCGGACGAGCGACGGACCGGCGCCGGCGGCGGGGTGAGGTGGCGCGCGTGCGTCGCCGTGCTGGCCGCCTCGGCCGTGGTGGTGCTGGTCGTGGCCAGCGCGCTCGCCGGGTCCAGCAGGGTGGACAGGGTCGTGGGCGGCGACGTGGTCGCGGACATGCCGCCGCTGGCGGACACGGCGCGGAGCCGCGGCAGGGACGCCGGCGTGTCGGAGAAGACCTCCGGCGCGGCGTACGAGATGGTgggcctcctcgccgccggcggCGACGCCGACGGCTTCCCCTGGAGCAACGCCATGCTCCAGTGGCAGCGCACCGGATTCCATTTCCAGCCCGAGAAGAACTGGATGAACG atCCCAACG GTCCTGTGTACTACCGCGGATGGTACCACCTCTTCTACCAGTACAACCCGGAGGGGGCGGTGTGGGGGAACATCGCGTGGGGGCACGCCGTGTCCCGCGACCTCATCCACTGGCGCCACCTCCCGCTCGCCATGGTGCCCGACCAGTGGTACGACATCAACGGCGTCTGGACCGGCTCCGCCACCGTGCTCCCAGACGGCTCCCTCGTCATGCTCTACACCGGTTCCACCAACGCTTCCGTGCAGGTCCAATGCCTCGCCGTGCCCACCGACCCCAACGACTCCCTCCTCCGCAACTGGACCAAGCACGAGGCCAACCCTATCCTCTTCCCGCCTCCCGGCATCGGCGACAAGGACTTCCGTGACCCCACCACCGCCTGGTTCGACGAGTCCGACAAGACGTGGCGCATCGTCATCGGGTCCAAGGACAACCACGGGCACACCGGCATCGTCATGACATACAAGACAAAGGACTTTATCAACTATGAGCTCATCCCCAACTTGCTCCATAGCGTCTCTGGCACTGGCATGTGGGAGTGCATCGACTTCTACCCTGTCGGTGGGGCCGATGGCTCGGAGGAGTTGTACGTGATGAAGGAGAGCAGCGACGATGACCGCCACGACTGGTACGCGCTCGGGAGGTACGACGCTGCTGCCAACAAGTATACAGCGATAGACGCGGAGATGGATGTTGGGATCGGTCTGAGGTACGACTGGGGCAAGTTCTACGCGTCCAAGACCTTCTACGACCCTGCCAAGAACCGCCGCGTGCTGTGGGGATGGATCGGCGAGACCGACTCCGAGCGCGCCGACGTGGCCAAGGGATGGGCGTCCCTAATG TCGATCCCAAGGACGGTGGTGCTGGACGAGAAGACCCGGACGAACCTCATCCAGTGGCCCGTCGTGGAGATCGAGACGCTCCGCATCAACTCCACCGACCTCGGTGGTACCACCATCGACACTGGGAGCGTGTTCCCTCTCCCGCTCCGTCGCGCCACCCAGCTCGACATTGAGGCCACCTTCCACCTCGACGCCTCAGCCGTTGCCGCTGTCAACGAGGCTGATGTCGGCTACAACTGCAGCACCAGCGGCGGCGCCGCCAACCGTGGCGCGCTCGGCCCCTTCGGACTCCTCGTCCTTGCTGACGGTGCCCTCCAGGAGCAGACGGCCGTGTACTTCTACGTGTCGAGGGGCCTCGATGGAGGCCTCCAAACCCATTTCTGCCAGGACGAGTCGCGATCGTCGCTGGCCCAGGACGTCGTGAAGCGGGTGGTCGGTTTCACCGTGCCTGTGCTTGACGGTGAGGATCTATCCCTCAGGGTGTTGGTGGACCACTCGATCGTGGAGAGCTTCGCCATGGGTGGCAGGTCCACGGCAACGTCGAGGGTGTACCCGACGGAGGCCATCTACGCCGCCGCAGGCGTGTACCTTTTCAACAACGCCACCAGCGCCGCCGTCACCGTCGAGAAGCTCATGGTGCATGAGATGGACGACTCCTACAACCAGATCTTCACGGCCGAAGACGCCTCAGCCGCCTTGTAG